The window tttaaatctctttctcttatttagtTTAGTGATGCtaaaaattattcttatatctataaaaatatatatataaatggaaaatttgaaaatatttaattattcataagCACTAAATAGAATATCAACTTACTTTTTGCCTCTAAATAGTTTTGGTAGAACAATAGAAACTAAAGACGGCGATACTTAAACTTTAGGCACGAAAGAACcatagtagtaatttagtgtttttttcttgattgcacatatattatattactacAAGGTAATACTATCATTGTATGTTAGGCTAGAATTTATACAATATGCATTTAATAGACAGTAGCATTTTCCCAATTATTTTCCTCCAAAATAAATAGACACATTGAAAATAACCAAACATAGATTCAAAGAGTTGTGGTAGCATAATAAATCGCAAATAATAATTACCATCAAAGTTAAAGGAAACTGTAATTACGATGGATCCTGTTGAAATCTCAAATGAAACAAACCTCTCTCAACACGTTGCATCAGGCATGTCTTTGTTGAATTTGTTAGGTTGTAACGCTTCTATATTCCATCAATGCAAATAATCTTACACAAAATCagtactatatttaatgattgtactaaaaaattacataaaattaataaattttcgCCTCTTATAAGATTCGTCAATTCGAATTCATTCTGATATTGCACTCATCCACTATGGAGATGTATATCCAGccaacatatataaatttattattaaaggattaaaaatgattttctgttcctattttaaatactacaattaatttaaaatctctcatatattttatttaatttctataatattttttgtaacgGCCAGTCAATTCCTGATAGAGTATGCTTTCCTCACTTTCTTTACCAACCCATTTAgctcatgatttttttatattaaaatgtatgGTCTTTGCATTTGCTATACATATTTATCACTATTGTTTCACTCTTGGTTAGACTTATTTTACAGCTCAGGGTTTTGTCGGTGGAGCTCTGTAGcatttatttactaaaattaaatccaagtATTCCCTTTTCTTGTTCCACATTTGATGTTATTGGTGGTTTTATAACTCCAAAAATTCCACCACTTTAAATTCATCTGCAGAATTCAAGCCTGCGGTGCAGCTgcatttattactactatttcatGCTTTAATATATTTGCACACAATCAATCATGTATATGCATAATGTGAGTGGTGAGCAAAGTATAAATGCAGAGAAGTGAGATTAGGCATATTTGCAGTTCTAATTCAAGTAAGTATTTGCACCAACACATTATTGCAAGCTATCTAATTCTAGGCTTCGGACATAAATCTCatttccaaaagttttgtctgcATTTTTCTGTCACCTCTATTCACTGCCCATGTGTGATGGTTTTGCCATGtccaataatatttttcaccATACTGCAAGCATGCACTATCTCTttcaatttcttgatttttcttcTCTGTTATAACTGGAAAATGCAGCTGTCATATTCATATTCCACTTGCTCAGTTGTTAGAGATTTATTCCCTAAGATAACATTTGCTctttttttcaacaaatttaacCCACTCAGATGATTTTCTTGTTTCCTGATGCAATGttgctagtatttttttttcagaatagAAGTGAACTTttctatatgaaaatattcaaGACTTTGTGTTTCTTTTAACAGCTTTTGCAGGAAATGGTAGCAATGACAGAATTCagcatttaatttttctttttttggtttttttagaatttatgtTCTTGATTAGAGGGAATAATAATGGATCAGAAGACATGGCTATGGAGGAGAAAATCATCTGAGAAGACCATTCTTGCAATTTTAGATGAAGTAAggcacacttttttttttacttagaCATGCTTCATTACTCATAATTGATTCTACACATGTAATTTACTTAGGCACAAACAGTTTCGATTGAGAAAGAAGTAGATCTCGAGAATTCCTTGAAATTGTTGAATGAGAAGTTGGCTTCTGCTGCTGATGAGTGCTCAGCCAAAGATGAGCTTGTGTTGAGCTACAAAAGAGAGGCTGAGGTTGCTGCAGCAGGTATATATATTCTGCGTTTTTCATTGCTTTCACAGCCTTCGTCTTTGTTGCTTCTGGTGTTGAATGATGTGGTTTTGCACTTGAATCTATCCTACTTCAGACAGGCGTAAGGCGGAGGAAGAAATATGCCGTCTGAGACAAGAGCTCGATGAGGCTCAACAGCAGAGGTCAGCTGCAAATGAGAGATTAGGCCACTTGAACTCGACGTTGAAGAACTGCATGGAGCAGCTCAATCTTGCTCGGCAAGATCAGGAGCAGAGAATGCGTGATGCTGTGATGCAGACATCTGAGGAGTTTGAGAAATCGCACAAGAAACTCGAGGAGAAGCTGTCTGAGACAAGAAAGCGGCTAGCAAGCCTAGATTCTGAGAATTCATGTCTCAACAAGGCTGTAGCtgtgaaagagaaaataattgagGATCTCAATAGTATCAAGATTCAGACACAGGCTGAGTTAGAGGCTCTGATGGCGAGATTGGATTCTGTCGAAAAGGAAAATGCTTTTCTGAAATATGAGTATCGGAGTGTTGAGAAGGAACTTGAGCTCAAGAACAAGGAGATAGAATGCAGCCGTCGTTCTGCTGAATCTTCCCTCAAGCAGCATATGGAGAATgtcaagaaaatcaagaagTTGGAAGTGGAATGCCAAAGACTGCGTGGCCTCATACGTAAAGGTCCGACTATGTTGGCACGGGATATGGAGACACAGGGAAGAAAGCAGATCAGTACTCGGAGAAAGGCCACATGTGGGGGTTCACCTCTGCAAGGCCACGGTGATGTATACGGCCTTGACCTTGAAAACACGAGTAAGCAGCTCCGTTTCTTGATTGATCAGGTGCAGGATTTGCAGAAAGAGAACACGGTTTTCAAGGAGTTTTTGGCAAAGAAAGATGAGGAAATCTTCCATCTTAGAAAACTAAAGGATTCTGAGTCTCATGAGAAATCTGAACATAAATTGGTGAAGAATACTGTTGCAGTAGATGAGATCGGTTCGAGGGCTCTTGCATTAGTTTCCGAATGTCAAATGATTGGAGCTTCTGAAATGAGCCTAATGGATGATTTTGTGGAGATGGAGAAACTTGCTATAGTTTCCGTAGAACCCCCATGTGGGGGGTCGTTTGATGTGGAATCGAACAGGCTTGCTCTGGTAGTGCGTGATACCTCTAGCGAAACGGAGCATGATTTAATCAAGGCCAGAGACACATTTTGCAAGAAAATTGATGATGATTGGCTACAGAATGTGACTAACATGATCTTGGAGCAACACAACGCTTCGCAAAGAAGCATTGATGAGCTTCTTGAAGACATCAGGGTGTCTTCGCGCAACATCAGACACCCTGAGGCATCCCAGCAGCTTCCCATCAGTGGATACATCACATGGAAATCGCCACCTTCGTCTCCAAGCCCAGCAGTGTTGAGCATGGACTCCCTTCAACCCGACATGAACAGATCCATCACGAAATTGATAGAGcttattgttgacatgaattcaTCAAAAGTGGACGGGGACTACGAAATTCGTGCTTTCAGATGGAAAAAGAGTGATCTAACTGCAGTCTTGGAAGAATTCATTGACAGTTGCAACAAGCTGCTAAATGGGAAGATCAGTTTTGTGAAATTCACAGTGGATTTGGCATACATTCTTGAATGGGTCATGAACAGTTGTGTCTCGCTTCAAGACCATTCCACCGTGACAGACGAATTCAGAAAGCACCTTGGTGGAGAGGGGCCAGGAACGGCACTGGAGCTCGAGTCCGTGCAGAATCTCATGCTTGAAATGGAGAAGATGCATTCAGCATgcaaagtagagataaaagggTTGAAGAATGAGCTGAGTTTCATCAAATCATCAAGCCAAGTTAGTAGTCCGTTGTTCAGGAGGAAGGGCAACGAGGCACTGCTGCATAAACTAGCGCAGTCACAACAAGGCATTGCAAGCCAGCAAAATGAGATTGAAGCTCTGAAAGGATCAAAGAGGGTGAGCGAGGATCAGCTAGAGAATCTGAAGGTAGTGAATGAAGATCTCGAGACGCAGCTCACTGTCTCAAAAGCCAAACTTCATGAACTTCTCCAGAAATTATCTTGTGCAGAAGTTGAGCTGGATGATAAAAGCCATTGCTGTCAAGAACTAGAAGGAACCTGCCTTGAGCTTCAACTACAACTCGAAAGGTATCTCGTGTTTTCTTGAGTGATCCTAACCTTTTACATAAGATTGTAAATATCTGTGTTTGATTTGTGTATTTGCCATCAGCAGCATTGCAAACAATCCATATGCAGAGAATCATGAAAACCAAGGAGGGCTGCTGCAAACTGTAAGTTTCTTAATTTACTAGCATTTTAAGGTGGTAATGTAGTAGTAGTTACTAATTTTAGCAATGATTAAAACAAATAGTTTGGAATATGGCAGGGGATGGAGATTACTGCAGAAGCATCTGCTAAGTTAGCAGAGTGTGAAGAAGCCATAGTGAAGCTAGGAAAACAGCTAAAGGCCTTAGGTACTTCGGCAAAGGAATTAGACATGAGTGACAGCAGGAAGCAAAATTCGAAGCAACACTCGTCTCTGCGCGAACAGATGATGTTTGAGGACAATGGGCAGGTCAACAACGAGGAGTCCCCTCAGACGAAACAGATCATCAGCACGACAGTGGAGAGTGTGCCGTCTGCATGCAACTACAAGGCCATCTCTTTCCCAGACAGCCAAGTTGCAACACCAGCAACATATCTCAAGTCCGGAGCTCTAGTCATAGTCCCAAGCAAGAGGAAAGGAGGCGGAGGAGTTGGCTTTCTGAGGAAGCTGCTCATTCGGAGGAAGAAAAGTAGCAGCAAGAATACCTCCATTTACTTTGGTAAATGAACTAGAGATGGCAAGGcaaatattgcaataaatttGTGACATCTTGAAATTCCGAGTGGTTTTCTCCAGACTTACGTTTGCTTCTAATGCATGATCTAATGTAGATGTAAAAATACTAATACTGCTACTAATTTCTTTAAGCATTTTACTCGCTTCAGCAAGAATGATCATCACCCCATGATTTATGACAACTAATGTGGATAAAGTCAGCCTGATTAAACCTTTGCTTTTGTGTATCAGTTTCAAAAcacgaaattttcaaaaatgaagtTGGATAAATCAAGGCTATGCATTAAGCCTAAGataatttataagaaaataaccTGTGGGTTAAGAAAGATCGACATTTCacatttatatactactcgTACTATTAGATTGTTTTACAGCCAAATTCATGACAATTCTATCCAAGAAGTAGATTCGATGCTTCAGATAGAATtagaaaaacaataataattcgACGTTATCATCTAAGTGAGGCACACAGCACAATTAGCAAGGACAATAAAAGAACTGAAAGAACAATAACTAACAAAACACACATTGGAATGGAACGAAACAACACTCCAAATTAAACCGAAAACGCAGGAACGATTCACTAACATCAAAACTGTGatacaaaaagaaaacgaCGAAGTAATCCAGACACTATCAGCAGCTCAAGTTCAACTTAGTGTGTGGACACATACTAATTCAACGATTAAAAGGAAATGATTACGATTACTAGCAGCATTTCAACGGTAGGATTTCTGAAACCTGGCGCGGGCACCACGACCACCAAACTTCTTCGGCTCGCAGCGCCTGGGATCGGCGACGAGCAGAGTCCTGTCGTATCTACCGAGGATGTCCTTGATCTCCTTCTTCGACTGCTCGTCCACGTACTTCTGGTAGAACGCCACGAGCGCCTTCGCGATGGACTGCCGGATGGCGTAGATCTGCGAGGTGTGACCGCCTCCTTTCACGCGGATGCGCATATCCACTCCGGCGAATCGGTGGCGGCCGAGGAGGAGGATCGGCTCGAACGCCTTGTAACGGAGGATCTCCGGCTCCACCAGCTCGATCGGCTTGCCATTGATTTTGATTAAACCACGGCCGCGCTTGCAGTGTGTGACCGCTACTGCAGTTTTCTTCCTCCCAAAACACTGAACAGATTCGGTTGCGGTCGGTGTAGCCAtgactctctctctatctctctccgACTGCTGctaaaaccctaaccctaacggCGGAGAGAAAGGAGAGAAGTTTCGGAAGGGAAGAAATAAGGTTAATATTTGGGCTGGGCCCTATTTATAGTTGTACTCCCTCCCGTCCTAtaataaatgtcacattttcatatttaatttattccataaaagatataatatttcttctttttaaaaaaaatcattctcatatcaattataaaattatattttctcttaccACTTAACATTCAAAATAAcatcttctaaaatctcgtacTATTTTTCAAGTATGACATCTACCGGAGAATGTAGTTTTTAGTAGGCTGTCCTTAAACGTGTACACTACTATCATTCAcctttatttacaatttacattCTTTCAGTTTATTAGACTAAATACTCTATTTCATAAtctatagtactccctccatccactaTTTTGCCactatttttgtattatggtttacatttattatcctcgataatttatttattttttgacagTTTcgcatttgaaaataaattaacggAGATGGTCAGAAGTTACAAATCATAGTCCTcttataatcataaatatttgtaacctccattttaatcttatttattcttaaaaaatagagggaacatctttttaggTTCATGAACTttgtcaaagtatcattttaggtccgtgaactttgaaaatactCTCATTTTAGGttcgtgaactttgaaaatatcatttgaggtattttgaactttttccggacgaaaataccctcaaggCCTTCAAAGGGCAATTTGGACAATTCTTTCGCTACTCATCTTGCGTCAAAGACCagtccaacaatttttttaactactagtactatttaattcagTTACCatccaaattgaatttaaatataattaaaatttgccgtaaaaaatatgtgttagtttttcaattattagatgactaattatttaatgatagTGAATTGGTACttgatactttattttattttttcaatcgaaatgcattttaataactTACTATAGGTGATGTGTGAATTCTacttagttatttattttgaaattagataGCTATTAATTTGGATTGTCATTCGGAGATGAATTTCAAAATGGAGATCAATTAACatctaaattgaatttaaatataaaactttGCTGTtaaaaattgttggattcTATGTCTCTGACACGAGATGATTGGCGAAAGAATAGTCCAAATTGACCTTTGAAGATtttaagggcattttcgtccaatttttttttaaatacctcaaatgatattaacccgTAGTTAatggacctaaaatgatatttttaaagtttacggacctaaaatgatactttggcaaagttcgttgacttaaaaagatgttccctctaaaaaatattattcattgattaagcttaaaatttataaatatccaAATTCATCCCATAACTTatgaatatttcaaaataaagtcaaaactcgccttttatattagtatagaaGTATagatagtactcccttcatccaGCAATAGGAATCCTATTTGATTATatcatgagttttaagaaatataaaaaaaaaatgaactgaataagttagtggaatatgagtcttacttatatatattagactattagttttgtaataaaaagttagtagaattaATTGATGGAATGTATgactacttaccatttatagtaacaAAACTCTTAGCATTTATAGTAAGAAAACTTTTATTGTAGAACGGAGAGAAGTAagatatagtaatatattatgACTATTTTTTCGAAGGGTAATGCTATGTGGCCATAATGTGGCTGGCCATAAATTGCAATTCAgtaaatatagatatttttgggtattaattatttaattgactcattacttttataagttgcttaaaaatcaaacttcattttgtccatttttttctataactaaaaataaaacaacatttgaatttattatagtaGAATATATTTCTTGACTAGCAAATATACTGTGACATAATACTACAATGTATACACTAATCAGTATATATACAATACTATATCATGAAACGttacaaaaatcaataataatatttatatctagGATCCTATTcaaatgcttatagcaccctaatccaaaatcaagactaaattcctacccttagattttaaaatgagtggatgagattaaagctcacaaatctcaataaatagtaggcaaaatatcaacaaaaaggtaatatcgtcattatgttatcatatgataattttcgtgggtgttttttatatcaacattgtgtattataaatatcaacaatatgacattagaatatcaacacaaggacaagaaaatatcaacacatttttattgagattgaacatgcataatattgagattttgcctacaatatattgagattttttgttgcatttgttgataaaatctgcttatcaacatgtacgaaaattgaaatataatttatcaaatttcatcacccgaacatcgtgggaacatatgcaattgagatctcgttggaatccttattaaattatctttaatttgatatattttttgcgaaaaaataatttaaattgagagagttacgtaaatttaaagatttgagatgattttgaggagagagaaagtagttagttacatataggatttgacattaatacccttttaatttaattaataattatttaaattagaatatgacattagaatatcaacacaagacaagaaaatatcaacacatttttattgagattgaacatgcataatattgagattttgtctacaatatattgagattttttgttgcatttgttgataaaatctgcttatcaacatgtacgaaaattgaaatataatttatcaaatttcatcacccgaacatcgtgggaacatatgcaattgagatctcgttggaatccttattaaattatctttaatttgatatattttttgcgaaaaaataatttaaattgagagagttacgtaaatttaaagatttgagatgattttgaggagagagaaaatagttagttacatataggatttgacattaatacccttttaatttaattaataattatttaaatttaaaatatattacacttatCATTATATCAActacaagatcttctaatctaatggttaaaaattggtctcaattttggattgctaattagttagcaattgatcacctccctctaaatatataatatcaaaatatgacattatttttttaatattgaaatactCTTCTtcgaaaaatattaaaataatatttttattaatactaatcactacaaaaaaactCTAAATTAGCGGCGAAAATTAGTGGCGGAAAGTGTTTGCCAGTAATAGTGGCGGAATAGTGACGAAATCCGCGAGAAAATTTAGTGGAGGAATTCCCACGGATCAGTGGCGGATTTTAATCCAACCATATCTGCGGCGAATTAATTCCGCCactaaaaatcattttctctttaaaaattaaatatagtggtatataatattataaatttaaatctagTGGCGGATTTTCCACCGCTGCACTAGTGGCGGATTATTTTCCACCAGTGGTTTATGAATCATAATTAAACTAGGGCACACTTAAAGATTTACGATTTTCATTCACAATTCACACTTCACTCTTCCGCTAATTTTCTCCCTGCCGTTGCCGACGCGTCGCCACTCCAGTCCGTCGCGGCTCCAGCTCCGTCGCCGATGTCGCCGCTCCAGCTCCGTCACCGATCCAGATTCGCCGCTCCAGGACAACATCACCGCTACCGtgtaagtttaattttttctttggcatttaaagaaatttaaaacGGCAGTGAAGAAATGGAGGGAACAATGAATTCAAGGTGTAAAACGACGCTAGGGAGCCTCTTAATTGGGGTTGTGGTTTTTGAGCAGTAATTTCCCccaccattttttttcatctttgcAAAACTTCATGGTGCTACGCATATGAATTAGCTTGTAAATGTCTTCTTAGTTCGCTTTGTTCCGTTCATTCCTGCTCTTATATTTCTTAGCTCTCAATTGTAGACAATTGAGAAGATTAAGAAAGTTGCAGAGGAAGGAAACTTCTATGGCGCTCATCAAATGTATAAATCTCTTGGTTCTAGGTAAGATAGTCAAATTTCTActaggaaaataaataatatggtTAACAACAAATGTGGCGATGTTCCAGAACTTAGGAAGATAATCTTATGTTTTTGACTTATAGTTATAGCCAATGTCAGGACACTTTCTCCCTAGATAAAACTTAATCTTATTTCTTTCAATTGACTACCTTCATCATACTGGTACTTAGAAGCCTTGGATATTTTTCACTCAGGTGCTTGCCTACAATTAGCAAATGGACAGGTCTGACTTGGATATTAatgaggaaaaaaatattcaatcatgaAAAGTAAATCCCCCTAAGTGATAATTATTTGTGCTGAAACCTATTCAGTAGCATAAGAAACTTCTATATGTTAAGTTAAATTTTATCAAGTTTGGAGACCTCAAGCTCCATGccttattatttttcaaaatagaaaagaaataatataatctTCTTATATTATCTCAAGCTGGAACTTTTGATGAACTATATACTCAATTCAGTTTACATGCAGTGCAGAGCTTGCTGTCTATTTTGTGGAACACCTTGTTAAAGGAAACATCCCTTATGGCGATGACACTCTTGGTCAGTTCCATCTTCTGATTTGCCTTCTATTTTGTATGTGTGTTGATATGTTGGGTCTTTTCTCAActattaataataacaatCCGTTCCTAATTATTCAATGTTTTGACTATTATCTAGAATTCTAGATGGAAGATCTCTACTTCATTAATTTCTAGCCTTCATAAACATGCCTTCATAAACACATGATTGATGATTATTTACATCGAGAGTTGGCAAGTGAGCTCAATTTAGAACTAATGGAACCATATGTTACAGGCCTTGTTTAGTTTCAACAGCTCAGATGGAAAGCAGAGTTGGAATAAATCTCATCTGATTTATAGACTATCTCTTCGGCCTTTCTAATCTCTCTGGTTAGTCCATCAGCTTCATTGTATGCAGTCAAAACACATGAATAGCTCATCCTACTTTGCTTATATTCCTCGGTGCGATTtcgttttatcttttaattttgaagtaGAAATCTTCAACCTTATTAGGAAGACATCTCTGGGTTTCTTTGCAGCCCGCTGTTTGCTCAAATACTCTGTTGATATGCCTCtgtattatactactactattatatgtTGATTGCTCTCCGTTCATGAAGTTAAGAGTAAGCTTTGAGTATTTGAGATTTTCTATTCTTTCTTGtactatgtcaactatttATACTTTTCCAATCAAATGGTAGAATATCATTTCACTTGCTACTACTCTTTGTCTGATAAAATTAAGTTGCATTTGAAGAGGACAGTTTAGAAAAAATGAACCGAGTGCTCTGCCTAGATTTGTACTCAGTTTTGCTTCGCCGTTTAGGATATATTATTGCtttgcataattaaaattgtgttgtgttttatttatgttgTTGATGGAAGTTTGGTCCTTCCAAATTCAATGAACAGGTAGTTGG is drawn from Salvia hispanica cultivar TCC Black 2014 chromosome 6, UniMelb_Shisp_WGS_1.0, whole genome shotgun sequence and contains these coding sequences:
- the LOC125196020 gene encoding 40S ribosomal protein S16, with the translated sequence MATPTATESVQCFGRKKTAVAVTHCKRGRGLIKINGKPIELVEPEILRYKAFEPILLLGRHRFAGVDMRIRVKGGGHTSQIYAIRQSIAKALVAFYQKYVDEQSKKEIKDILGRYDRTLLVADPRRCEPKKFGGRGARARFQKSYR
- the LOC125196016 gene encoding filament-like plant protein 7 isoform X1 produces the protein MDQKTWLWRRKSSEKTILAILDEAQTVSIEKEVDLENSLKLLNEKLASAADECSAKDELVLSYKREAEVAAADRRKAEEEICRLRQELDEAQQQRSAANERLGHLNSTLKNCMEQLNLARQDQEQRMRDAVMQTSEEFEKSHKKLEEKLSETRKRLASLDSENSCLNKAVAVKEKIIEDLNSIKIQTQAELEALMARLDSVEKENAFLKYEYRSVEKELELKNKEIECSRRSAESSLKQHMENVKKIKKLEVECQRLRGLIRKGPTMLARDMETQGRKQISTRRKATCGGSPLQGHGDVYGLDLENTSKQLRFLIDQVQDLQKENTVFKEFLAKKDEEIFHLRKLKDSESHEKSEHKLVKNTVAVDEIGSRALALVSECQMIGASEMSLMDDFVEMEKLAIVSVEPPCGGSFDVESNRLALVVRDTSSETEHDLIKARDTFCKKIDDDWLQNVTNMILEQHNASQRSIDELLEDIRVSSRNIRHPEASQQLPISGYITWKSPPSSPSPAVLSMDSLQPDMNRSITKLIELIVDMNSSKVDGDYEIRAFRWKKSDLTAVLEEFIDSCNKLLNGKISFVKFTVDLAYILEWVMNSCVSLQDHSTVTDEFRKHLGGEGPGTALELESVQNLMLEMEKMHSACKVEIKGLKNELSFIKSSSQVSSPLFRRKGNEALLHKLAQSQQGIASQQNEIEALKGSKRVSEDQLENLKVVNEDLETQLTVSKAKLHELLQKLSCAEVELDDKSHCCQELEGTCLELQLQLESSIANNPYAENHENQGGLLQTGMEITAEASAKLAECEEAIVKLGKQLKALGTSAKELDMSDSRKQNSKQHSSLREQMMFEDNGQVNNEESPQTKQIISTTVESVPSACNYKAISFPDSQVATPATYLKSGALVIVPSKRKGGGGVGFLRKLLIRRKKSSSKNTSIYFGK
- the LOC125196016 gene encoding filament-like plant protein 7 isoform X2, with the protein product MDQKTWLWRRKSSEKTILAILDEAQTVSIEKEVDLENSLKLLNEKLASAADECSAKDELVLSYKREAEVAAADRRKAEEEICRLRQELDEAQQQRSAANERLGHLNSTLKNCMEQLNLARQDQEQRMRDAVMQTSEEFEKSHKKLEEKLSETRKRLASLDSENSCLNKAVAVKEKIIEDLNSIKIQTQAELEALMARLDSVEKENAFLKYEYRSVEKELELKNKEIECSRRSAESSLKQHMENVKKIKKLEVECQRLRGLIRKGPTMLARDMETQGRKQISTRRKATCGGSPLQGHGDVYGLDLENTSKQLRFLIDQVQDLQKENTVFKEFLAKKDEEIFHLRKLKDSESHEKSEHKLVKNTVAVDEIGSRALALVSECQMIGASEMSLMDDFVEMEKLAIVSVEPPCGGSFDVESNRLALVVRDTSSETEHDLIKARDTFCKKIDDDWLQNVTNMILEQHNASQRSIDELLEDIRVSSRNIRHPEASQQLPISGYITWKSPPSSPSPAVLSMDSLQPDMNRSITKLIELIVDMNSSKVDGDYEIRAFRWKKSDLTAVLEEFIDSCNKLLNGKISFVKFTVDLAYILEWVMNSCVSLQDHSTVTDEFRKHLGGEGPGTALELESVQNLMLEMEKMHSACKVEIKGLKNELSFIKSSSQVSSPLFRRKGNEALLHKLAQSQQGIASQQNEIEALKGSKRVSEDQLENLKVVNEDLETQLTVSKAKLHELLQKLSCAEVELDDKSHCCQELEGTCLELQLQLESIANNPYAENHENQGGLLQTGMEITAEASAKLAECEEAIVKLGKQLKALGTSAKELDMSDSRKQNSKQHSSLREQMMFEDNGQVNNEESPQTKQIISTTVESVPSACNYKAISFPDSQVATPATYLKSGALVIVPSKRKGGGGVGFLRKLLIRRKKSSSKNTSIYFGK